A section of the Methanoregula sp. genome encodes:
- a CDS encoding V-type ATP synthase subunit A: MITGTISRISGPVIIARDMKWSKMYDVVKVGEEALRGEIIRLEGDDAVIQVYEDTTGLTIGEPVENTENPLSVELGPGLLSSIYDGVQRPLPVLLKLSGDFIARGISAPGLNREKKWEFVPAVKTGDTVTTGDILGTVREFHFEHRILVPHHVSGTVTDIRSGQFTVEDTICTLNSTINLSMMQVWPVRIPRPHQKKLDPVLPLITGQRVFDCIFPVTKGGTAMIPGGFGTGKTVSEQTLAKWSDTQVVVYIGCGERGNEMTDVLEEFPELVDPRTNLPLIQRTILIANTSNMPVAAREASIYTGITIAEYFRDMGYDVALMADSTSRWGEALREVSGRLEEMPGEEGYPAYLATRLSAFYERAGRVVCLGSGERNGSITVVGAVSPPGGDFSEPITQNTLRVVGTFWALDTNLAYRRHFPSVNWIKSYSLYLDSIGDWYTTNVAPDWRELREKSMYLLQKEVELQEIVQLVGPDALPESEKAILDVTRMIREDFLQQSAYSDTDSFCPIEKQYLMLKVIMTYYASVIEGMNRGITLKQVQGLSLKADIGRMKEIQEINLIRDMIGEIDKQLMSLEVER; the protein is encoded by the coding sequence ATGATTACAGGAACCATTTCAAGAATTTCCGGACCCGTCATCATTGCCCGTGATATGAAATGGTCAAAAATGTATGACGTGGTCAAGGTGGGAGAAGAGGCACTCCGGGGGGAGATCATCCGCCTTGAGGGGGACGATGCGGTCATCCAGGTCTATGAAGACACGACCGGTCTGACGATTGGAGAGCCTGTTGAAAATACGGAAAACCCCCTGTCAGTAGAACTCGGCCCCGGGCTCCTTTCCTCCATCTACGACGGGGTACAGCGCCCGCTGCCGGTACTCCTGAAACTCAGTGGGGATTTTATTGCCCGCGGTATATCGGCCCCGGGGCTCAACCGTGAAAAAAAATGGGAGTTTGTTCCTGCCGTCAAAACCGGTGATACGGTAACTACCGGCGATATTTTAGGCACCGTGCGGGAATTCCATTTCGAGCACCGTATCTTGGTCCCGCACCATGTGTCCGGAACCGTCACCGATATCCGGAGCGGTCAGTTCACGGTGGAAGATACCATATGCACTCTCAATTCCACCATCAACCTCTCCATGATGCAGGTCTGGCCGGTCAGGATTCCCCGGCCGCACCAGAAAAAACTGGATCCGGTCCTGCCGCTGATCACCGGCCAGCGGGTCTTTGACTGCATCTTTCCGGTAACCAAGGGTGGGACAGCGATGATCCCGGGCGGGTTCGGGACCGGAAAGACGGTATCTGAGCAGACGCTTGCCAAATGGTCTGATACGCAGGTGGTAGTGTATATCGGGTGCGGTGAACGGGGCAACGAGATGACCGATGTGCTCGAAGAGTTTCCCGAACTGGTGGACCCGCGGACCAATCTCCCCCTTATCCAGCGGACGATCCTCATCGCAAACACCTCCAACATGCCGGTCGCTGCCCGTGAAGCCTCAATCTATACGGGGATCACGATTGCAGAATATTTCCGGGATATGGGATATGATGTGGCCCTGATGGCGGACTCCACCTCGCGGTGGGGCGAGGCCCTGCGGGAAGTATCAGGACGGCTCGAGGAGATGCCCGGTGAAGAGGGTTATCCTGCGTATCTTGCCACCCGGCTGTCTGCCTTTTATGAACGGGCGGGCAGGGTCGTATGCCTGGGTTCGGGAGAACGGAATGGTTCCATCACGGTTGTCGGGGCCGTGTCACCCCCCGGGGGGGACTTCTCCGAACCGATCACGCAGAACACGCTGCGGGTGGTCGGGACCTTCTGGGCACTGGATACCAACCTTGCATACCGCCGGCATTTCCCCTCGGTGAACTGGATCAAGAGTTACTCGCTGTACCTTGACAGCATCGGTGACTGGTACACGACAAATGTGGCCCCCGACTGGCGGGAGCTGCGGGAAAAATCCATGTACCTGCTGCAAAAGGAAGTCGAGCTGCAGGAGATCGTCCAGCTGGTGGGTCCCGATGCCCTGCCGGAGAGCGAGAAAGCGATCCTTGATGTTACGAGGATGATCCGCGAGGACTTCCTCCAGCAGAGCGCGTATAGCGATACGGACTCCTTCTGTCCCATAGAAAAACAGTACCTGATGCTCAAGGTGATCATGACCTACTATGCCAGCGTGATCGAAGGGATGAACCGGGGCATCACGCTCAAACAGGTGCAGGGTCTTTCCTTAAAGGCCGATATCGGGCGGATGAAGGAGATCCAGGAGATCAACCTTATCCGGGACATGATTGGTGAAATCGATAAGCAGCTGATGTCTCTGGAGGTGGAACGATGA
- a CDS encoding V-type ATP synthase subunit F codes for MFKFVVVTDRDRASGFRLAGVEVLEAGTMDEARKVIPPLLYKDDIGIVAVNEEFMLSLDEKLMDRIEKMHRPLIIPIPSKSKEVDRRTYIERLLRKAIGYNIVLKR; via the coding sequence ATGTTTAAATTCGTGGTTGTTACCGATCGGGATCGTGCTTCAGGATTCCGGCTTGCCGGCGTGGAGGTCCTTGAAGCGGGAACCATGGACGAAGCCCGGAAAGTGATCCCTCCGCTGCTGTACAAGGACGATATCGGTATTGTGGCGGTGAATGAAGAGTTCATGCTCTCTTTAGATGAGAAACTGATGGACAGGATTGAGAAGATGCACCGGCCGCTCATTATCCCGATCCCCTCCAAGTCCAAAGAGGTTGACCGGAGGACGTATATCGAACGGCTCCTGAGAAAAGCAATCGGGTATAATATCGTGTTGAAGAGGTGA
- the ahaC gene encoding ATP synthase A1 subunit C: MDWGYINARMRGMKSRLLDRRALDNLVLQPDLESLIADLEKTSYKPDIIEAKVQYSGVLCIEYALRKNFTRTFRKILKFVQEEEAERYITIFLHRWDVQNIKTILRGKNIHITNEEILECLVPAGELDEATVIELVRQPDIRAVIDMLATWQIVYAKPLTGEFPEFAKSGDLALLECALDEYYYENALEQVKNPSYNNGLIRNIISLEIDVVNLRTILRMIRDHIEPDEAKKFLISGGKEFDSRQLDHFLSLHSIEDLVEELKNTPYRFLANVPPSALRTQKISVIEKQLEKFLVQQGVSAFLGDPLSVASVIGYFWAKYNEITNIRIISRCKTADFPVEQLKEELVYV, encoded by the coding sequence ATGGACTGGGGGTACATCAACGCACGGATGCGGGGGATGAAAAGCCGCCTGCTGGACCGGCGTGCGCTTGATAACCTGGTATTGCAGCCGGATCTCGAGTCCCTCATTGCCGATCTCGAAAAGACTTCCTACAAGCCGGACATCATCGAAGCAAAAGTCCAGTATTCCGGCGTGCTCTGCATCGAATATGCCCTGCGGAAAAATTTTACCCGGACCTTCCGGAAGATCCTTAAGTTTGTCCAGGAGGAAGAGGCAGAACGGTACATCACTATCTTCCTGCACCGCTGGGATGTCCAGAACATCAAAACGATCCTCCGCGGGAAAAATATCCATATCACAAATGAAGAGATCCTGGAGTGTCTCGTACCTGCAGGGGAACTGGATGAAGCAACCGTAATCGAACTCGTCCGGCAGCCGGATATCAGGGCGGTTATCGATATGCTTGCCACATGGCAGATCGTGTATGCAAAACCCCTGACCGGGGAATTCCCGGAGTTTGCAAAGTCCGGAGATCTTGCCCTGCTCGAGTGTGCACTGGATGAATACTATTATGAAAATGCGCTCGAGCAGGTCAAAAACCCGTCCTACAACAATGGACTGATCCGGAATATCATCTCGTTAGAGATCGATGTCGTGAACCTGAGGACAATCCTTCGGATGATCCGTGATCACATTGAACCCGATGAGGCAAAAAAATTCCTCATCAGTGGCGGGAAGGAATTTGATTCCCGCCAGCTCGATCATTTCCTTTCCCTGCATTCGATTGAAGACCTGGTAGAAGAACTTAAAAATACACCATACCGGTTCCTGGCAAATGTGCCACCGTCTGCCCTGAGAACCCAGAAGATCTCCGTTATCGAAAAACAACTGGAGAAGTTCCTGGTACAACAGGGCGTGAGCGCATTTTTAGGAGATCCCTTAAGTGTGGCCTCGGTTATCGGGTATTTCTGGGCGAAATATAATGAGATCACGAATATCCGGATCATCTCCCGGTGCAAGACAGCGGATTTTCCGGTAGAGCAGCTGAAAGAGGAACTCGTGTATGTTTAA
- a CDS encoding V-type ATP synthase subunit E gives MAYENLLKSVDESAQERERELEENARVTIESIRRKAREQAELIRQSQVSDAEKAAAVEKNKLMYIAGAENKARLIQIRGQLFLSAFNEAKLRLSHLRNDPEYPDIFKKLTVDAAEALGAGTFHVHVDKRDEDLCKKTLALLNLNAEIIPDLASAGGLVASLPDGSIIISNTVESRLERAQERKKLEIYSILSGD, from the coding sequence TTGGCCTATGAAAACCTGTTGAAATCGGTTGACGAAAGTGCACAGGAACGGGAGCGCGAACTTGAGGAAAATGCACGCGTTACGATAGAGAGTATCAGAAGAAAAGCACGCGAACAGGCAGAACTGATACGACAATCACAAGTTTCTGATGCAGAAAAGGCAGCTGCTGTTGAGAAAAACAAACTCATGTACATTGCCGGTGCAGAGAACAAGGCACGACTGATCCAGATCAGGGGACAACTCTTCTTATCGGCATTTAATGAGGCCAAGCTTCGGCTTTCCCACCTGAGAAACGATCCGGAATACCCGGATATTTTTAAAAAACTCACCGTGGATGCAGCAGAGGCTCTGGGGGCGGGGACGTTCCATGTTCACGTGGACAAACGGGATGAAGATCTCTGCAAAAAAACCCTTGCTTTGTTAAACCTCAACGCCGAAATTATCCCGGACCTTGCATCTGCCGGTGGACTCGTAGCGAGTCTGCCCGACGGATCGATCATCATTTCAAATACCGTGGAATCCCGGCTGGAACGGGCACAAGAACGAAAAAAACTGGAGATCTATTCAATCCTGTCTGGTGACTGA
- a CDS encoding ATPase, which yields MVGWEVPIGAAIAFAFGAIATGWAQSRIGAAGAGAIAERPETAGSIIILEAIPETLVILGFVVASMIILMVK from the coding sequence ATGGTCGGTTGGGAAGTCCCCATTGGAGCCGCAATTGCATTTGCTTTCGGTGCGATTGCAACAGGTTGGGCGCAATCACGAATTGGTGCAGCCGGAGCCGGTGCAATTGCTGAACGCCCGGAAACCGCCGGGTCGATCATTATTTTAGAAGCGATTCCCGAAACACTGGTGATCTTAGGTTTTGTCGTCGCTTCCATGATCATCCTGATGGTCAAGTGA
- a CDS encoding aconitase X catalytic domain-containing protein yields MYLDPEDERILAGEQGETKAKMLELLVALGKVFGAGRLVPIRSAQVSGASYKTIGEYGLQWLSSLDARAVVPAVLNPIGMPRGRWQEMGVKEDFARKQQAVVAAYERLGIGLECTCTPYYLRETSYGDHLAWSESSAVSYANSVIGARTNREGGPGALAAALIGKTPCYGLHLAENRKPQVVIRVQADTRDWSIAHFGALGYHTGRLVGNRIPFFSGINPDSDQLKGLGAAMAATGAVALYHVEGVTPEAVKIPYDLSGLETIPVESDGILQLFKDMPVEAVAVGCPHCSPAELATIAGLLSGKLVSKPLYVFAAQGVIDKNLRTVDSIEKSGARVFADTCMVVSPVMEQYSSIMVNSGKALAYVPDMCGALARIGTIEECIAVATE; encoded by the coding sequence ATGTATCTCGATCCTGAGGATGAACGGATTCTTGCCGGTGAACAGGGTGAGACAAAGGCGAAGATGCTCGAGCTCCTCGTTGCCCTGGGCAAGGTGTTTGGTGCCGGGCGGCTCGTGCCGATCCGGAGTGCACAGGTAAGCGGAGCCTCCTACAAGACGATCGGGGAATACGGCCTCCAGTGGCTCTCCAGCCTCGATGCACGGGCAGTCGTTCCTGCTGTGCTGAACCCCATCGGCATGCCCCGGGGACGCTGGCAGGAGATGGGCGTAAAAGAGGATTTTGCCCGGAAGCAGCAGGCCGTGGTTGCGGCCTACGAACGGCTCGGCATCGGCCTTGAATGCACCTGCACTCCTTACTACCTGCGGGAAACTTCCTATGGTGACCATCTCGCATGGTCGGAATCGTCAGCGGTCAGCTACGCGAACTCAGTGATCGGGGCACGGACGAACCGTGAAGGCGGCCCCGGAGCCCTTGCCGCGGCCCTCATCGGCAAGACGCCCTGCTATGGTCTGCACCTTGCAGAGAACCGGAAACCGCAGGTCGTCATCAGGGTACAGGCAGATACCCGCGACTGGAGTATTGCCCACTTCGGGGCGCTCGGGTACCATACCGGCAGGCTGGTGGGAAACCGTATCCCGTTCTTCTCCGGTATAAACCCGGACAGCGACCAGCTTAAAGGGCTTGGTGCGGCAATGGCGGCAACCGGGGCTGTTGCCCTGTATCACGTGGAAGGTGTGACACCGGAAGCAGTGAAGATCCCTTACGACCTCAGCGGGCTCGAGACGATACCCGTGGAGTCTGATGGGATCCTGCAGCTGTTTAAGGACATGCCGGTTGAAGCAGTTGCGGTAGGCTGCCCGCACTGCTCTCCTGCGGAACTGGCTACCATTGCCGGGCTGCTTTCGGGAAAACTCGTTTCAAAACCCCTGTATGTTTTTGCTGCACAGGGTGTGATTGACAAGAACCTGCGAACCGTGGACTCCATCGAGAAGAGTGGCGCGCGGGTCTTTGCCGATACCTGCATGGTTGTTTCGCCCGTTATGGAGCAGTACTCCTCGATCATGGTGAACAGCGGTAAGGCACTTGCATACGTGCCGGACATGTGCGGGGCCTTGGCGAGAATCGGGACGATTGAAGAGTGTATCGCTGTGGCAACGGAGTAA
- a CDS encoding UbiD family decarboxylase produces the protein MREFIEKMRKQGLVIEVKEPVSADMQAAKMASTTDKLLFFYNIEGKRAVMNLTASRTSLSLALGIDEKKIVPTLADAKFDGKVVEAPPLKMEKPDLTRIPVMHHFPKDAGKYLTSAIVFSRWDRVENASIHRMQVLDSHRVAARLVEGRHTHVMLKKALAKGEKLPVAVTIGTHPAVTFASCTRVPTGMELPFAAELMGGEMKVHRCSNGVLVPDAEIVLEGFITGDLTEEGPFVDITGTYDPIRMQHIIEFTGMYLKPDCIYHGILPGGDEHKMLMGAPYEPKIYKAVAGVTEVRNVVLTKGGCGYLHAVIQIKKSTQGDAKNAIMAAFAAHTSLKHVVVVDEDIDPNDPHDVEYAVATRVSGDRDIMVITGVRGSSLDPCQLEDGTNVKIGVDATMVLGREADFSRATW, from the coding sequence ATGCGTGAATTTATTGAAAAGATGCGTAAACAGGGGCTTGTTATCGAGGTAAAAGAGCCCGTGTCTGCAGATATGCAGGCGGCTAAGATGGCGAGCACTACTGACAAGCTCCTCTTCTTTTACAATATCGAAGGCAAGCGTGCGGTGATGAACCTCACCGCCAGCCGGACCTCGCTCTCCCTTGCCCTTGGGATTGACGAGAAGAAGATTGTCCCAACGCTTGCCGATGCAAAATTCGATGGTAAGGTGGTCGAAGCCCCGCCGCTGAAGATGGAAAAGCCGGATCTCACCCGGATCCCTGTTATGCATCACTTCCCGAAAGATGCGGGAAAATACCTCACGTCTGCGATCGTCTTCTCCCGCTGGGACAGAGTGGAGAACGCATCGATCCACCGGATGCAGGTGCTCGATTCCCACCGGGTGGCGGCCCGGCTCGTAGAAGGCCGGCACACGCACGTGATGCTCAAAAAAGCGCTGGCAAAGGGGGAGAAACTCCCCGTTGCCGTTACGATCGGGACTCACCCGGCCGTCACGTTTGCAAGCTGCACCCGGGTACCGACGGGTATGGAACTCCCGTTTGCCGCAGAACTGATGGGCGGGGAGATGAAAGTGCACCGGTGCAGCAACGGCGTGCTGGTCCCGGATGCCGAGATCGTGCTGGAAGGGTTTATCACGGGGGATCTCACCGAGGAAGGGCCGTTTGTGGATATCACCGGGACCTATGATCCGATCCGCATGCAGCATATCATCGAATTCACCGGCATGTACCTGAAACCGGACTGTATCTACCACGGCATCCTGCCCGGTGGCGATGAGCACAAGATGCTGATGGGCGCACCGTATGAGCCGAAGATCTACAAGGCAGTGGCCGGGGTCACCGAAGTGCGCAACGTGGTGCTGACCAAGGGCGGGTGCGGATACCTCCATGCGGTGATCCAGATAAAGAAGAGCACGCAGGGCGATGCGAAGAACGCGATCATGGCTGCGTTTGCCGCCCATACCTCGCTCAAGCATGTGGTGGTGGTGGATGAGGATATTGATCCCAACGATCCCCATGACGTGGAGTACGCGGTTGCCACCCGGGTGAGCGGTGACCGGGATATCATGGTCATCACCGGTGTCCGGGGCTCGTCGCTCGATCCCTGCCAGCTTGAGGACGGCACGAATGTGAAAATCGGTGTCGATGCAACGATGGTGCTCGGGCGCGAGGCGGACTTCTCGCGTGCCACCTGGTGA
- a CDS encoding UbiX family flavin prenyltransferase, with protein MKKEYVVGVTGASGTCYARRLLEVLCRDANVHLIVSDIAQQIATHEGVSFEGFNATVHHIDKMGASIASGSHRIDGMVVIPCSAKTLSAIATGYADNLITRTADVCLKEGRKCILVPRETPLSKIHLKNMLAAEDAGALIMPACPAFYHHPKTIDDLVDMVVARVLDHLEVEHSLAQRWSGYDA; from the coding sequence ATGAAAAAAGAGTATGTTGTCGGAGTGACGGGGGCAAGCGGGACCTGCTATGCCCGCCGCCTGCTTGAGGTGCTGTGCCGGGATGCCAACGTCCATCTTATTGTATCAGATATTGCGCAGCAGATTGCCACCCACGAGGGTGTCTCGTTTGAAGGGTTCAATGCAACGGTCCATCACATCGATAAGATGGGGGCATCGATCGCAAGCGGTTCCCACAGGATCGACGGGATGGTCGTGATCCCGTGCAGTGCCAAGACCCTGTCGGCGATTGCAACCGGGTACGCCGACAACCTGATCACCCGGACAGCGGATGTCTGTCTGAAAGAGGGCCGGAAATGCATTCTTGTCCCCCGGGAAACCCCGCTCTCAAAAATCCACCTGAAAAATATGCTCGCTGCCGAAGATGCCGGGGCCCTGATCATGCCTGCCTGCCCTGCCTTCTACCATCACCCGAAGACCATCGATGATCTGGTGGATATGGTCGTTGCCCGCGTGCTCGACCACCTTGAGGTAGAACATTCGCTTGCACAACGCTGGAGTGGTTACGATGCGTGA
- a CDS encoding HD domain-containing protein yields the protein MNLKIIKDPVHGYVEVEEFALALLDSPALQRLRYIKQLGFSYLVYPGANHTRFEHSLGTMFLADVACRRFGLSDDERRLVVAAALLHDIGHGPFSHASEPLMEQFLHRTHDDIHLIVEEHVGSLLRTLDIDPDVLCAVVKGNHPLSGIIHGDLDVDRMDYLLRDAYFTGAPYGTVDAQRLIRHLIRTDEGTVIDENGVNAAESLLIARTLMRPSVYYHHVSRIGECMFQLAVLEHLTDAPGTTAKQILTMDDYGCMHALQTSEKPVARALAARLYERRLYKRALSVGSDQVNAAAFHDGAPLEKCRDFATRIAEQAGILPHEVLVDIPSIPSEMSLGVRVKNRHAVVDFEEFSPRVRTLNATRREQWRLGVYTLPGQQERVADAACGVLHIKKPTRQDTLF from the coding sequence GTGAATTTAAAGATAATCAAAGACCCGGTCCATGGCTATGTTGAAGTGGAGGAGTTTGCCCTTGCCCTGCTCGATTCCCCGGCACTCCAGCGCCTCCGCTACATCAAGCAGCTCGGTTTTTCTTATCTTGTATATCCCGGTGCCAACCATACACGGTTCGAACATTCGCTGGGGACGATGTTCCTTGCGGATGTCGCGTGCCGGCGGTTTGGACTTTCGGATGATGAGCGCAGGCTGGTGGTCGCTGCCGCCCTCCTCCATGACATTGGTCATGGCCCGTTCTCCCATGCCAGTGAACCGCTCATGGAACAGTTCCTGCACCGGACCCATGATGACATTCACCTGATCGTCGAGGAGCATGTGGGAAGCCTCCTCCGGACCCTGGATATCGATCCCGACGTACTCTGTGCGGTGGTGAAAGGGAACCACCCGCTCTCCGGGATCATCCACGGGGATCTCGATGTGGACCGGATGGATTACCTGCTCAGGGATGCGTATTTCACCGGCGCCCCGTATGGCACGGTGGATGCCCAGCGTCTTATCCGGCATCTGATCCGGACGGACGAAGGGACGGTGATCGATGAGAATGGGGTGAATGCCGCCGAGTCGCTCCTGATCGCACGCACGCTGATGCGCCCGTCCGTATATTACCACCATGTCAGCCGGATTGGGGAGTGTATGTTCCAGCTGGCGGTTCTTGAGCATCTCACCGATGCACCTGGTACCACAGCCAAACAAATTCTCACGATGGATGATTACGGGTGCATGCATGCATTACAGACTTCGGAAAAACCTGTTGCCCGGGCACTTGCAGCACGGTTATACGAGCGCCGGCTCTACAAACGGGCCCTCTCTGTAGGGAGCGACCAGGTCAATGCAGCGGCATTCCATGACGGTGCCCCCCTTGAAAAATGCCGGGATTTTGCCACCCGTATCGCTGAACAGGCAGGGATCCTGCCGCATGAGGTACTGGTTGACATCCCCTCCATCCCCAGCGAGATGTCGCTTGGTGTCCGGGTGAAGAACCGTCATGCCGTTGTGGATTTCGAAGAGTTCTCTCCCCGTGTGCGGACGCTCAATGCCACCCGGCGGGAACAGTGGCGTCTCGGGGTATATACCCTTCCCGGACAGCAGGAGCGTGTTGCCGATGCAGCCTGCGGGGTCCTGCACATTAAAAAGCCGACCCGGCAGGACACATTATTTTAA
- the cofD gene encoding 2-phospho-L-lactate transferase, which produces MITFLSGGTGTPKLLRGMQKVMDRHEISVIVNTAEDIWISGNHISPDVDTVMYLFSGILNTDTWWGIRNDTFTTHDEITRLGIDEFIAIGDRDRAVHIARGEMLRNGMRLTNATKILCDRFGVRENVLPMTDTEVTTQVRTDIGLIHFQEYWIRAKGKIEIQKVTRSFTEPPVATEEGLAAIGASDVVVIGPSNPITSILPILSCDGMKNALKDKLVIAVSPFIGTEPISGPAGALMQASGFEPSSLGTFNCYDGLIDIFVQDIRDPVEVSDAVRSDTLMTDEDKSVALAREILDLTKRH; this is translated from the coding sequence ATGATAACTTTCCTTTCGGGCGGGACGGGCACCCCCAAACTCCTGCGGGGCATGCAGAAAGTGATGGACCGTCACGAGATATCGGTCATTGTCAACACGGCTGAAGACATCTGGATCTCGGGAAACCACATCTCACCGGATGTTGACACGGTCATGTATCTCTTCTCCGGCATCCTCAACACGGATACATGGTGGGGGATCAGAAACGATACGTTCACCACCCATGATGAGATCACCCGGCTGGGAATCGATGAATTTATCGCAATCGGCGACCGGGACCGGGCAGTACACATTGCCCGCGGCGAGATGCTGCGAAACGGAATGCGCCTGACCAATGCAACAAAAATCCTCTGTGACCGCTTCGGGGTCCGGGAAAATGTGCTTCCCATGACCGATACTGAAGTGACAACCCAGGTCCGGACCGATATCGGCCTCATTCATTTCCAGGAGTACTGGATACGGGCAAAGGGGAAAATTGAGATCCAGAAGGTCACCCGGAGTTTTACTGAGCCCCCGGTTGCAACCGAAGAGGGACTGGCAGCAATCGGAGCGAGTGATGTTGTGGTGATCGGCCCTTCAAACCCGATCACCAGCATTCTGCCGATTCTTTCCTGTGATGGGATGAAAAACGCACTCAAAGATAAACTCGTGATCGCGGTGAGCCCGTTTATTGGAACAGAGCCGATCAGTGGTCCTGCGGGTGCTCTCATGCAGGCATCCGGATTCGAACCGAGCTCTCTGGGCACCTTCAACTGTTATGACGGGTTGATCGATATCTTTGTACAGGATATCCGTGACCCGGTCGAGGTGAGCGATGCCGTCAGGTCAGATACCCTCATGACCGATGAGGACAAGAGTGTGGCACTGGCCCGTGAGATTCTCGACCTTACAAAAAGGCATTGA
- a CDS encoding PEGA domain-containing protein, whose amino-acid sequence MVVFVLLVLLSGCVSSPDSGKGTLILSSSPTGSEVYLDNQYRGTTPVTIPEIVAGPHTLEYRHAGYQSWSTAITVTKGSSNYYAALTPQATAQLPGEITRTSTPIPTPAPTEVTIQVGKKMMIIGDSNLFSGRAVGTDQVLLTLYGPGKYAGGVSLVQQNVDGLGTWSYTWNPGSSVDSGSYTMIVSDPWKTTSERIEFTVIGGGLVSISPSSYSAGTGDVVTFSGQCTTGAPNVILVLYGPGQYAGGIELGTFSVLADKTWIFKYTLDSTMPTGVYTMYVYDVPKTSSGNVQFTVGYAS is encoded by the coding sequence TTGGTTGTTTTTGTGTTACTGGTGCTGCTATCCGGATGTGTATCAAGTCCGGATTCAGGAAAAGGAACACTCATTCTTTCATCGTCACCCACGGGCTCTGAGGTCTATCTTGACAACCAGTACCGGGGAACCACCCCGGTCACCATTCCGGAAATTGTAGCAGGGCCCCATACGCTTGAATACCGCCATGCCGGATACCAGAGCTGGTCAACTGCCATCACCGTCACAAAGGGTTCTTCAAACTATTATGCTGCATTAACCCCTCAGGCAACAGCGCAGTTACCCGGGGAGATCACCAGGACATCAACCCCAATACCGACACCCGCACCGACAGAAGTAACCATACAGGTGGGGAAAAAGATGATGATTATCGGGGATTCAAATCTTTTTTCGGGAAGAGCAGTTGGAACGGATCAGGTATTGCTGACACTATACGGGCCGGGAAAATATGCCGGCGGGGTATCGCTGGTCCAGCAAAACGTTGACGGGCTCGGCACCTGGAGTTATACCTGGAATCCGGGTTCTTCTGTAGATTCGGGTTCATACACCATGATCGTATCCGACCCCTGGAAAACCACGTCTGAGAGAATTGAATTTACCGTGATTGGGGGTGGACTCGTATCAATATCGCCAAGCAGTTATTCTGCGGGCACGGGAGATGTTGTAACCTTTTCCGGTCAGTGCACAACAGGTGCCCCGAACGTGATATTGGTATTATACGGGCCCGGGCAATATGCCGGCGGTATTGAACTGGGTACGTTCTCGGTGCTGGCAGATAAAACATGGATTTTTAAGTACACACTCGATTCTACCATGCCAACGGGCGTCTACACCATGTATGTTTATGATGTCCCCAAAACCTCCTCAGGTAATGTCCAATTCACCGTTGGTTATGCATCATAA